A section of the Schistosoma haematobium chromosome ZW, whole genome shotgun sequence genome encodes:
- a CDS encoding hypothetical protein (EggNog:ENOG410VENC~COG:A), whose amino-acid sequence MLTMSTIKSAQARSRPLGTFATPDARFDHVHLDIVGPLPPSHGYDHILTCIDRFTRWPKAIPITSITAETVAHRFVERWIALYGCPSTVTTDRGQQFESALFSSLTRLFGTERIRTTAYHPASNGLVERFHRQLKSALRAHENDDWYETLPLVLLGIRTSLKADIQCSAAELVYGTTLRLPGEFFTPRSRPNFAKSDYVQRLSAFMRTLSPVSTRIQHRRVAPPRELSTCSHVFVRVDSVRKPLQQPYEGPFRVIARHEKTFKVDRHGRVEIVSIDRLKPAHVYDSALSDNLRFNGRPIKPSGILKSPSGPTLDTSETSFSRPGQQHASSAPSTDETTVSRPDQQTTPPLTSDEIAGSRDTNETAVSRSGRRVRLPVRFRE is encoded by the coding sequence atgcttacaatgtcaacgatcaaaagtgcacaggcacgtagccGCCCCCTCGGTACAttcgctacgcctgatgctcgcttcgatcatgttcacttagacattgtaggaccactgccaccatcgcacgggtatgatcacatactcacgtgcatcgacCGCTTCACCAGATGGCCCAAAGCTATACCCATCACGTCTATCacggcggagacagttgctcaccgcttcgtagaacgatggatagctcTATATGGTTGTCCCTCGACCgtcacgactgaccgaggacAACAATTTGAGTCCGCACTATTCTCCTCACTTACTCGGCTGTTTGGTACGGAACGAatacgcactaccgcctaccatccagcttcaaacggtttagttgaaaggtttcaccggcaacttaaaagtgctcttcgagcCCACGAAAACGacgactggtacgaaaccttaccgctcgttcttttaggtatcagaacgagtttaaaggcagatatccaatgttccgccgctgaacttgtatacggcacgacattgcgtctgcccggggaattcttcacaccacggagcagacctaatttcgctaaatcagactacgtccaacgactgtctgcatttatgcgaacgctgtctccggtgtcaactcgaatacaacatcgacggGTCGCTccccctcgagagttatctacctgttcacatgtttttgtacgagtagattcggtacgcaaacctttgcaacaaccttacgaaggcccttttcgcgtgatcgctcgtcacgaaaagaccttcaaggttgatcgacacggccgcgtcgagatcgtcagcattgatcgtctcaaacctgCACACGTctatgacagtgccctatctgacaacctgagattcaatggtagacctattaaacctagcgggatccttaaatctccttcaggtcccacgctagatacatctgagacctcattctcacgtcccggtcaacagcacgcgtcatctgcaccgtctacggacgagacgacagtctcacgtccagatcagcagaccacgccgcctctgacctcggatgagattgcaggctcacgagatacgaacgagactgccgtctcacgttccggtcgccgagtacggttgcccgtacgtttccgcgaatag